In one Misgurnus anguillicaudatus chromosome 1, ASM2758022v2, whole genome shotgun sequence genomic region, the following are encoded:
- the ing3 gene encoding inhibitor of growth protein 3 isoform X2, with translation MLYLEDYLEMIEQLPMDLRDRFTEMREMDLQVQNAMDQLEQRVNEFFTNAKKNKPEWREEQMEIIKKDYYKALEDADEKVQLANQIYDLVDRHLRKLDQELAKFKMELEADNAGITEILERRSLEMDSPSQPVNNHHVHSHTTVEKRKYSTPAHHTTEHVPEKKFKSEALLSTLTSDASKESTPGCRVNSTSSTNNVYSVNSSQSLSSYNLSPLPAGPATGAGAITNAAAQTPAQDARPKGTQSLPTISPLHPPLHLLCHPAPHLQRWLMSLYRPQSQRPTPTVRWTGHMTPMNLDTASATRCRTARWSVVITKIVRSNGFTTAAWV, from the exons ATGTTGTACCTAGAGGACTACCTCGAGA TGATCGAGCAGCTACCCATGGATCTCCGCGACAGGTTTACGGAAATGAGAGAGATGGACCTGCAAGTGCAGA ATGCTATGGATCAACTAGAGCAGCGGGTTAATGAGTTCTTTACTAATGCAAAGAAGAACAAACCAGAATGGAGAGAAGAGCAGATGGAAATCATTAAAAAG GACTACTATAAAGCTTTAGAAGACGCAGATGAGAAAGTCCAgttagccaatcaaatctatgaTCTG GTCGATCGACATTTGAGGAAGCTGGATCAGGAGTTGGCAAAGTTCAAAATGGAGTTGGAGGCAGATAACGCCGGCATCACGGAGATCCTGGAGAGAC GGTCACTAGAGATGGATAGCCCTTCCCAACCTGTCAATAACCACCACGTCCACTCACACACCACTGTTGAGA AGAGGAAGTACAGCACACCAGCCCACCACACTACTGAACATGTACCAGAGAAGAAGTTTAAATCAGAGGCCTTGCTGTCCACGCTCACGTCAGATGCCTCTAAAGAAAGCACACCAG GCTGCAGAGTAAACAGCACGTCCTCCACTAACAACGTTTATAGCGTCAACTCCTCCCAGTCGCTTTCCTCGTACAATCTCAGCCCACTTCCTGCCGGGCCCGCCACAGGGGCGGGTGCCATTACCAATGCTGCAGCCCAG ACTCCCGCACAGGACGCAAGACCAA AGGGAACACAAAGTCTTCCAACCATCAGTCCTCTTCATCCTCCTCTTCATCTTCTCTGTCATCCTGCTCCTCATCTTCAGCGCTGGCTCATGAGCTTGTACAGACCACAGTCACAGAGACCGACACCAACAGTCAGGTGGACTGGACATATGACCCCAATGAACCTCGATACTGCATCTGCAACCAG GTGTCGTACGGCGAGATGGTCGGTTGTGATAACCAAGAT
- the ing3 gene encoding inhibitor of growth protein 3 isoform X1 gives MLYLEDYLEMIEQLPMDLRDRFTEMREMDLQVQNAMDQLEQRVNEFFTNAKKNKPEWREEQMEIIKKDYYKALEDADEKVQLANQIYDLVDRHLRKLDQELAKFKMELEADNAGITEILERRSLEMDSPSQPVNNHHVHSHTTVEKRKYSTPAHHTTEHVPEKKFKSEALLSTLTSDASKESTPGCRVNSTSSTNNVYSVNSSQSLSSYNLSPLPAGPATGAGAITNAAAQAVLATAQMKEGRRTSSMKATYEAVKNNDFLSRDFALSRDSSAYTSSALANTLTQPLTSSNNSDSRTGRKTKGNTKSSNHQSSSSSSSSSLSSCSSSSALAHELVQTTVTETDTNSQVDWTYDPNEPRYCICNQVSYGEMVGCDNQDCPIEWFHYGCVGLTEAPKGKWYCPQCTAAMKRRGSRHK, from the exons ATGTTGTACCTAGAGGACTACCTCGAGA TGATCGAGCAGCTACCCATGGATCTCCGCGACAGGTTTACGGAAATGAGAGAGATGGACCTGCAAGTGCAGA ATGCTATGGATCAACTAGAGCAGCGGGTTAATGAGTTCTTTACTAATGCAAAGAAGAACAAACCAGAATGGAGAGAAGAGCAGATGGAAATCATTAAAAAG GACTACTATAAAGCTTTAGAAGACGCAGATGAGAAAGTCCAgttagccaatcaaatctatgaTCTG GTCGATCGACATTTGAGGAAGCTGGATCAGGAGTTGGCAAAGTTCAAAATGGAGTTGGAGGCAGATAACGCCGGCATCACGGAGATCCTGGAGAGAC GGTCACTAGAGATGGATAGCCCTTCCCAACCTGTCAATAACCACCACGTCCACTCACACACCACTGTTGAGA AGAGGAAGTACAGCACACCAGCCCACCACACTACTGAACATGTACCAGAGAAGAAGTTTAAATCAGAGGCCTTGCTGTCCACGCTCACGTCAGATGCCTCTAAAGAAAGCACACCAG GCTGCAGAGTAAACAGCACGTCCTCCACTAACAACGTTTATAGCGTCAACTCCTCCCAGTCGCTTTCCTCGTACAATCTCAGCCCACTTCCTGCCGGGCCCGCCACAGGGGCGGGTGCCATTACCAATGCTGCAGCCCAGGCAGTGCTTGCCACCGCACAGATGAAA GAGGGCAGGAGGACGTCCAGTATGAAGGCCACTTATGAGGCTGTTAAAAACAATGACTTCTTGAGTCGTGACTTTGCTCTGAGTCGTGACTCCAGCGCTTATACGTCTTCTGCGCTGGCCAACACGCTTACACAACCCCTCACATCCAGCAACAACTCAGACTCCCGCACAGGACGCAAGACCAA AGGGAACACAAAGTCTTCCAACCATCAGTCCTCTTCATCCTCCTCTTCATCTTCTCTGTCATCCTGCTCCTCATCTTCAGCGCTGGCTCATGAGCTTGTACAGACCACAGTCACAGAGACCGACACCAACAGTCAGGTGGACTGGACATATGACCCCAATGAACCTCGATACTGCATCTGCAACCAG GTGTCGTACGGCGAGATGGTCGGTTGTGATAACCAAGAT